The Amycolatopsis sp. NBC_01480 genome segment CCGAGATGACCGACCTGTTCACGAGCTGGCGTGCGGCATTGGCCGAAGAGCTGCCCGCGGCCGTCGAGCTTCGGCACCGGCTGCACGCCGACCCGCGCGGGTCCGGCGACGAGGACGACACCGCCCGCGTGGTCGCCGCGGCGCTCGGACTCGGGGAAGGCGAGCGCGTCGCCAAAACCGGCCGGCTGATCCGGGTTCCCGGCGAGCACTCCGGGCCCCCGGTGGCGCTGCGCGCGGAGATGGACGCGCTGCCGGTGATCGAGCGCACCGGCGTGGCCTGGGCGTCCGGATCCGGCCTGATGCACGCGTGCGGGCACGACGTGCACCTCGCCGCGCTGGTCGCCGTCGTCCGCGCCGCGCGGGGGCTGGACCTGCCGCGCCCGCTCGTCGCCCTGCTGCAGCCGCGGGAGGAGACCGCGCCGTCCGGGGCGCTGGACATCGTCGAGTCCGGGGTCCTGGAGGAACACGGCATCAACACCGTGATCGGTGCCCACGTGCAGCCGCGGCTCGCGTACGGCGTGGTTTCGGCCGTGCCCGGGCCGGTGAACGCCTCGACCGACGAGTTCGAGGTCGTGCTGCACGGCCAGGGCGGCCACGCCGGCTACCCGCACCTGCTGCGCGACCCGGTGCTGGCGCTGGCCCAGCTCGTGGTCAGCCTGCAGCAACTGGCCAGCCGCCGGATCGACCCGGTGCACGGCGCCGTCTGCTCGATCGGCCGGATCCAGGCGGGCACGGCGTCGAACGTGGTGCCCAACACCGCCACCGCGCTCGGCTCGCTGCGGCTCATGCGCTCGGTGGACCGCGACCGCGCGCTGGAGGTGCTGGCCGAGATCGTGCACGCCACCGCGCAGGCTCACGGCTGCACCGCCGAACTGCGGATCAGCCCGTGCGAGCCGGTGCTGGTCAACGACCCGGCGCTGGCCGTGGCGGCACAGGACTGGCTGGTCCGCGGCGGCGCCGACGTCGACGTGGACTTCCGCTCCTTCGGCGCCGACGACTTCGCGCACTACTGCGGCGCGGAGAGCCGCGGGCTGATGCTCTTCGTCGGCCTCGGCGACACCGCGGGCGCGCCCAGCCTGCACGACGAGGTCTTCCTGCCCGAGGACGGCGCCGTCGCCCAGGTCGCGGGCGCGCTGATGGCCGGCTACCTGGCCGCGCTGGAGCCGGGCGGCTACGCCTGAGGAAAGGCGGCCTGATCACCCACGGGTCATCCAGCCGTCACCAGGGCTTCGGTGGCTCCCCGACCACGGCGGACGGCCGACGCGCTACGGTGGCCGCGTGTATTCCGCCTCGGCAGCCTTCCTGGCCACGATCCCGAGCCCCGACCGCGGGGTCTGGCACCTGGGATTCATCCCGATCCGCGCCTACGCACTCTGCATCATCGCCGGCATCATCGTGGCGATCTGGTGGGGTGAGCGGCGCTGGGTGGCGCGGGGCGGCACCAAGGGGACCGTGATCGACATCGCGGTGTTCGCCGTGCCGTTCGGCCTGGTCGGCGGCCGGCTGTACCACGTGATCACCGACCCCGAGCTGTACTTCACCGCGGGCCGCAACCCGTGGAACGCCTTCGCCATCTGGGACGGCGGCCTCGGCATCTGGGGCGCCATCGCCCTCGGCGCGGTGGGCGCGCTGATCGCCTGTCGCCGCAAGGGCATCCCGCTGCCGGCGCTGGCCGACGCGATCGCCCCCGGCATCGTCACGGCGCAGGCCATCGGCCGCATCGGCAACTACTTCAACCAGGAGCTCTACGGCGCGCACACCGACCTGCCGTGGGGCCTGGAGATCTACCAGCGCTTCAACCCGGCCAACCCGGACGACACCCTCAACGGCATCGCCACCGGGCACATCCCGCTGCCGGACAGCCCGGTGCAGCCGACCTTCCTGTACGAGCTGATCTGGAACCTGCTGATCGCCGGGCTGGTGGTGTGGGCCGACCGCCGGTTCAAGCTCGGGCACGGGCGCGCGTTCGCGCTGTACGTCGCCGGCTACACCGTGGGCCGCTGCTGGATCGAGCTGCTGCGCACGGACACGGCCAACCACATCCTCGGCCTACGGGTGAACGTGTGGACCTCGATCCTGGTGTTCCTCGGCGCGGTGATCGTGATGGTGGTGGCCAAGAGCCGCGGGCCGCGCGAGCTGCCGGAGACGTTGCGCAGCCGCGGGGACGAGCGTGACGCGGAGACCGCGGAGCCGTCGGACGAGCAGGCCGGTGAGCCGGCCGCGGAAGAGGCGGCGGACGAGACCCGCGACGAGGTCACGGTCGACGCCGGATCCTCGGCCGCGTCGACCACCTCGGCGGCGTCGGCTGAATCGGCGGCTCCGGAGGCCGACAAGCCCGAGAAATCCTGACCCCAGCCCGTTTCTCAGCCGAAAGCCCCGTCCCTGGCCAGGGACGGGGCTTTCGGGTTTGACGGGTTCAGCTGAGCAGCGAGTTGCCGAAGTAGTCGTCGTCATCGCCGCCGCGGTCGTCGCGGCGGGAGCGACGTGCGGGCGGCGAGGGCGGGGCAGGCGGGTCCTGCCGCCGCGGTTCGGCATCGCGGTCGCCCAGCGGGTCGGCGAACTCGTCCTCCTCCGGCGCGACGAACCGGGGTGCTTGCGGCGGGGCGGCGTGCCGGCTCTGGTCGGGCTCGGGCGGGGCCGAAGGCGCCGAATGCCCGCGGTCGCCGAGCGGATTGGTGAACTCGTCGTCCTGCGACGCCGGTTTCGGCTGAGTCGTCGGGTGATGCTGGGGCGCGGCGTGCCGGCCCTGCCCGGATTCCGGCGGGGAATCGGGCGAAGCCGTGGGCTCGTCCGAGGCCGGGGCCTGGTACGAGTTGGTGCTGCTCGCGAGCGGGTCCTCGTTCGAGAAGCCCACGGGCGCCACCGGCCCGGCCGGGTATGCCGGGCGCCCGGAGTCGGCGATCTCGTTGCGTGAGCCGGCGCGGGCTTCGAGGACTTCTTCCGGGGTCAGGCCTTCTTCCAGCTCCTCGTAGATGTCCTTGCTCTCAGCCAGCTTCGGGGTCGCCAGCGCCCGCACCTCGGGGTCGGCGAACGCCCGTCCGGACGCGACGTCCTCCCACTTGAATTCGCCGGCGTCGACTTTCCGCTTCACCAGCCGCAGTTCGGCCGGGGCGTCCGGCTTCGAGGCGGCGGTCTTCAGCGCTTCGATCCGCTCCGGGGTGTCCGGCCGCTGGACCGGCTTCAACCGGATCTTTTCCAGATCCTTCAGCAAGTCCTGCGATTTGCGCGTGGTGCGGTCCAGCGCGGACTCGGCCTCGCGGATCTCCGGTGTCTTCCAGGCGTCCTGCGCGGGCGTGGGCCGTGACATGACGGCGTCCCTCCTGATCTTCGCTGTCTCAGTCGTCGATGCGGCCGCTGATCCGGCCGCTGCCCGAATGCGCCGGGGTGCGGTTGCGGCGGTTGTCCCAGTGGTCCTTGTTGTCTTCGTGGTTCTCGCGGGTTTTCTCGACGCCTTCCTTGGCGTCTTCCTTCATCTGGCCGACGTCTTCCTTGATCCCCTTGGCGTTGTCCTTGATGTCCCCGACATCGCCCGCGATGCCCTTGCCGATGTCGATCGCGTCGCCGAGGCTGCCGATGTCCTTGATCTTCGACAGCTGGGACCCGATGTCCTTGATCGAGTTCCACAGGTCGCCGACCTTCTGGATGATGTCCTTGATCATGTCGACGATCGAGATCAGCGCGTCGATCAGCGGCAGGATCTCGGACAGGCCCGTGATCGCGTCGGCGACCCAGCCGGCGATCGGCACACAGGCCTCGGCCGCCATCACGAGCAACCGGTCGATCAGGCTCTTGAGCAGGTCCAGCGCCTTCGCCGCGAGCTTCTTCGAGGTGTCCGAAAGCAGTTCGAAGCCCTTGGCGATCAGCTCCGCGATGCCCGCCTCCGCGGCGAGCCCGGCCCGCCAGCCGAGGTCGACGTATGCCTTGTGCGCGAGCGACGCGGGACCGGTCCAGCTGTCGCCGAGGATCTTCTCGTTCCCGGTCATCACCCCGGAGAACGCCTTCATCGCCTCCGCGATGTTGCGCCATGCCTCGGCGTCGGCGGACATCTTCGAGAAGTCGCCGGTGATCGGCTCGATGAACTCCTGCGTGAGCGACTTCCCGGTGATCTGCTGGAAGATCCACTCGACCGCCAGCACCTCGACGCCGGCGTCCTTGACCAGGTCCTGGATGTCGTCGCCGGACGTGTCCTCCGGCGGCTGCAGCTGCTCGGTGATCGCGCTGCCGTTGTCGAAGCCGCTCGAGGTGGACTCGCCATGACCGGGCTTCTCGGGCTCCTTCTTGTCGTCCCCGGAGTCGTCGTCCTTCTTTTTCTTCTCTTCCTTCTCCGGCTTTTCCTTGGTGTGCTTGGGTTTGTCGGACCCGTGCCCGCCGCCGTGCTTCGCCATGTCTTCCCCTTCCTCAGCTCTGGCCCTGGCCGGACGGGCCCAGGTTGTCGAGCGAGAGGCCCAGCTGCTTGAGGATCTCCGCGGACTTGGTGTCGTGCTGCTCGTAGGCGGTCGCGGCGGACTGGATGCCCTGGCTCATCGAGGTGAGCCGGCTGTGCCCGAACTGGAGCGTGTCGCCGTAGAGGTCGCGCACCAGGTCGACGACCGGGCGCAGCAGCATGAACAGGCCGGTGAAGCCCGAGGTGTCGCACGCGGTCGTGCGCATGTAGTCGTTGATCTTGTCGATCTGCGCGTGCAGTCCGTCCAGCACGTCCGCGTACTCACGCATGACGTCCGGTGCCACGTCGAAGTCGGCCACCGATTCCCTCCCCGTGATCGTCGGTCGACGAACACTATGGCAGGAGGTGATCACCCAGCGTGGGGCTTTCCGGAAATTCAGCCGGACTGGCGACGAAAGCCCCGGGCGATCAGAGGTCGGGCAGGCCCAGGTCCAGGTTCGGCGCCTGCAGCCCACCGTCCACTTCGAGCACTTTGCCGGTGACGTAACCGCCGGCCGGGGAGACCAGGTAGACCACGGCCGCGGCGATGTCCTCGGGCTCGCCGATCCGGCGCAAGGGAGTGGCCTGCTCCATCTTGGCCCGGATCTCTTCGTTGCCCACCACCAGCTCCAGCGCGGAGGTGGCCACCGAGCCGACCGAGATCGCGTTCACCCGCACCCGCGGCGCGAGGTCCACCGCCGCCATCCGCGTGTACTGCGAGAGCGCCGCCTTGGCCGTGCCGTAGGCGAGGAAGCCGCGGCCCTGCACGCGGCCCATGATCGACGAGATGTTGACCACCGCGCCGCCGTGCTCCAGCAGCGCCGGGGTGGCCGCCGCGGTCAGCGCGTGCGCGGTGGAGACGTTGAAGCGAAAGGCTTCCTCGAGGAAATCCGTGGTGGTCTCGAGCAGCGGCCGGGGGTAGGTGCCGCCGACGTTGTTGACCACGATGTCGAGCCGGCCGAACGTGCTCGTCGCCGCTTCCGCGAGGGCGGCCGCGGCGGCCGGGTCGCTCAGATCGGCGGCCACCACGTGCGCCCGGCGCCCGGCGGCGGCGACCCGCTCGGCCACCTCGTGCAGCTGGGATTCGGTGCGCGAGGCGATGACCACGTCCGCGCCCGCTTCGGCCAGTGCCACCGCGGTGGCCGCGCCGAGCCCGCGGCCCGCGCCGGTGACCACCGCTACCTGATCTGTGAGCCGGAACCGGTCGAGGATCATGCGGCGGACGTTAACACGTTTCACGCACTGGTGGCAGCGGTCACTTCGCCGACTCCGCGCAGTGGCGCGGACACGCTGCGTCCACTCGGCGGCACTGTAATTTTCCTGACCCGCCCGAAACCGGAACGGCCGGTTAGACTTGACGGCACTCACCCGGATCGGGTAGTTAGCAGGGCGAACTACCTGGGTCTCATCAGGAACTACGTCGTTCCACGCAGCCAGATCGTTACGGTTCGGGATCGTTTGGGCCGCTCCGAGGCACTGCCGCCGTGTTTCCCAGGTGTTAAAGTCGCGCTAACAAGCGGGCCATCGTCGTCCCGTGCGCTCCCCACGGCCGGTTCGCCGGCCACCGCACGAAGACGACGAAGGAGGTCCCTTTTCCATGATCTTCTCCGCCATTCCCGGCAAACAGGGTCTCTACGACCCGGAGACCGAGCAGGACTCCTGCGGTGTGGCCATGGTGGCCGACATCCAGGGGCGACGCTCCCACGGCATCGTCACCGACGGCCTGACCGCGCTGACCAACCTCGACCACCGCGGCGCCGCGGGGGCCGAGCCGACCAGCGGTGACGGTGCCGGCATCCTCCTGCAGCTCCCCGACGAGCTGCTGCGCGCCGAGTCCGGCTTGCCCCTGCCCGAGTTCGGCGCGTACGCCGCCGGCATCGCGTTCCTGCCCGCCGACGCCGAGCAGCGTCGCAAGGCCGTCGAGCTGACGGAGCGCATCGCCGGCGAGGAGGGCCTCGAAGTCCTCGGCTGGCGCGAGGTGCCGGTGGACGCCGACCGCGCGGACATCGGGCCCAGCGCGCGCTCGGTGATGCCGCACTTCGCCATGCTGTTCGTCGCCTCGCAGCACGAGGAAACCGGACTGGAGCTGGACCGGCTCGCGTTCTGCCTGCGCAAGCGCGCGGAGCACGACAGCGAGACCGCGGGCTGCGGCACGTACTTCCCGTCGCTGTCCGCGCGCACGATCGTCTACAAAGGCATGTTGACGCCGGAGCAGCTGCCGAAGTTCTTCACCGACCTGGCCGACCCGCGCCTGGCGAGCGCGATCGCGCTGGTGCACTCGCGCTTCTCCACCAACACCTTCCCGTCGTGGCCGCTCGCGCACCCGTTCCGGTTCGTGGCGCACAACGGCGAGATCAACACCATCCGCGGCAACCGCAACCGCATGCGCGCCCGCGAGGCGCTGCTGGAAGCGGACCTGATCCCCGGCGACCTGACCCGGCTGTTCCCGATCTGCTCGCCGGACGCCTCGGACTCCGCCTCGTTCGACGAGGTGCTGGAGCTGCTGCACCTGGGCGGCCGGTCGCTGCCGCACGCGGTGCTGATGATGATCCCGGAGGCGTGGGAAAACCACGCCACCATGGACCCGGCGCGGCGCGCGTTCTACCAGTTCCACGCCAGCCTGATGGAGCCGTGGGACGGCCCGGCCTGCGTCACCTTCACCGACGGCCGCCTGGTCGGCGCGGTGCTGGACCGCAACGGCCTGCGCCCGGCCCGGTGGTGGCGCACGGCGGACGACCGCGTGGTGCTCGCCAGCGAGGCCGGGGTGCTCGACGTGGCCCCGGAGGACGTGGTCGCCAAGGGCCGGCTCAAGCCCGGCCGGATGTTCCTGGTGGACACCGTGGCCGGCCGGATCGTGGACGACGAGGAGGTCAAGTCGGCGCTCGCGGCGAAGCTGCCGTACGAGGGCTGGCTGCACGCCGGCCTGCTCAAGCTGGCCGACCTGCCCGACCGCGACCACATCGTGCAGAGCCACGATTCGGTGCTGCGCCGCCAGCTTTCCTTCGGCTACACCGAGGAAGAGCTGAAGATCCTGCTCGCGCCGATGGCCGCCAAGGGCGCCGAGCCGATCGGCTCGATGGGCTCGGACACCCCGGTCGCCGTGCTGTCCCAGCGGTCCCGGCTGCTCTACGACTACTTCAAGCAGAACTTCGCGCAGGTGACCAACCCGCCGCTGGACGCCATCCGCGAGGAGCTGGTCACCTCGATGGCGCGGATCATGGGCCCGGAGCGCAACCTGCTCGCGCCCGGCCCCGC includes the following:
- a CDS encoding SDR family oxidoreductase codes for the protein MILDRFRLTDQVAVVTGAGRGLGAATAVALAEAGADVVIASRTESQLHEVAERVAAAGRRAHVVAADLSDPAAAAALAEAATSTFGRLDIVVNNVGGTYPRPLLETTTDFLEEAFRFNVSTAHALTAAATPALLEHGGAVVNISSIMGRVQGRGFLAYGTAKAALSQYTRMAAVDLAPRVRVNAISVGSVATSALELVVGNEEIRAKMEQATPLRRIGEPEDIAAAVVYLVSPAGGYVTGKVLEVDGGLQAPNLDLGLPDL
- the lgt gene encoding prolipoprotein diacylglyceryl transferase, producing the protein MYSASAAFLATIPSPDRGVWHLGFIPIRAYALCIIAGIIVAIWWGERRWVARGGTKGTVIDIAVFAVPFGLVGGRLYHVITDPELYFTAGRNPWNAFAIWDGGLGIWGAIALGAVGALIACRRKGIPLPALADAIAPGIVTAQAIGRIGNYFNQELYGAHTDLPWGLEIYQRFNPANPDDTLNGIATGHIPLPDSPVQPTFLYELIWNLLIAGLVVWADRRFKLGHGRAFALYVAGYTVGRCWIELLRTDTANHILGLRVNVWTSILVFLGAVIVMVVAKSRGPRELPETLRSRGDERDAETAEPSDEQAGEPAAEEAADETRDEVTVDAGSSAASTTSAASAESAAPEADKPEKS
- a CDS encoding type VII secretion target, with protein sequence MADFDVAPDVMREYADVLDGLHAQIDKINDYMRTTACDTSGFTGLFMLLRPVVDLVRDLYGDTLQFGHSRLTSMSQGIQSAATAYEQHDTKSAEILKQLGLSLDNLGPSGQGQS
- a CDS encoding M20 metallopeptidase family protein, yielding MTDLFTSWRAALAEELPAAVELRHRLHADPRGSGDEDDTARVVAAALGLGEGERVAKTGRLIRVPGEHSGPPVALRAEMDALPVIERTGVAWASGSGLMHACGHDVHLAALVAVVRAARGLDLPRPLVALLQPREETAPSGALDIVESGVLEEHGINTVIGAHVQPRLAYGVVSAVPGPVNASTDEFEVVLHGQGGHAGYPHLLRDPVLALAQLVVSLQQLASRRIDPVHGAVCSIGRIQAGTASNVVPNTATALGSLRLMRSVDRDRALEVLAEIVHATAQAHGCTAELRISPCEPVLVNDPALAVAAQDWLVRGGADVDVDFRSFGADDFAHYCGAESRGLMLFVGLGDTAGAPSLHDEVFLPEDGAVAQVAGALMAGYLAALEPGGYA